A single window of Vigna radiata var. radiata cultivar VC1973A chromosome 4, Vradiata_ver6, whole genome shotgun sequence DNA harbors:
- the LOC106758506 gene encoding probable mediator of RNA polymerase II transcription subunit 37c, with translation MAEDKMGLAIGIDLGTTYSCVAVWQQQHNRVEIIHNDQGNHTTPSCVAFTDHERLIGDAAKNQAASNPENTIFDAKRLIGRNYSDPLVQKDKMLWPFKVVAGVNDKPMISVKYKGQEKFDVSILTIQNKVFQVKFQVKATAGNTHLGGEDIDNRIINYFVEEMKRKSKVDISGNPRALRRLRSACERAKRTLSYAVTASIEIDGLFEGTDLLSSITRAKFEEINMEVFEECMETVDRCLRDAKLEKSSVHDVVLVGGSSRIPKMQQLLEDFFNGKDLCKSVNPDKVVAYGAAVQAALLTEGIKNVPDLVLKDVTPLSLGTAILGNLMSVVIPRNTTIPIKKNKVFVTVEDYQFSSYIPVYEGERVKASDNNLLGYFNFSGHPPAARGYPYDVTFAINENGILSVSAKDKVTGNRNGIIISNNKERLSNAEISKMIKEAENYKSEDEKFLKKAKAMNDLDYHVYKIGKALKREDISSKLSWKEKEDIMSKISRATDIII, from the exons ATGGCCGAAGACAAAATGGGATTGGCAATAGGAATCGACCTTGGCACAACATACTCCTGTGTTGCAGTATGGCAGCAACAACATAATAGGGTGGAGATCATTCATAATGATCAAGGCAACCATACCACTCCTTCTTGTGTTGCTTTCACCGACCATGAAAGGTTGATAGGAGATGCTGCTAAAAATCAGGCTGCTTCCAATCCAGAGAACACCATTTTTG ATGCTAAGAGGTTGATCGGTAGGAACTACAGTGACCCACTTGTTCAGAAAGACAAAATGTTGTGGCCATTTAAGGTTGTTGCCGGTGTCAATGACAAACCCATGATTTCTGTTAAGTACAAGGGTCAGGAGAAG TTCGATGTGTCTATTCTCACTATTCAGAACAAAGTCTTTCAAGTTAAGTTTCAAGTTAAGGCCACTGCCGGAAACACTCACCTTGGCGGAGAGGACATTGATAATAGAATAATTAACTACTTTGTAGAGGagatgaaaaggaaaagtaaagTTGACATAAGTGGGAACCCACGTGCCTTAAGGAGGTTGAGAAGTGCTTGCGAGAGAGCAAAAAGGACACTGTCATATGCTGTTACTGCAAGCATAGAGATAGATGGTTTATTTGAAGGCACTGATTTGCTTTCTTCAATAACCCGAGCAAAATTTGAAGAAATCAATATGGAGGTCTTTGAAGAGTGTATGGAAACAGTAGATAGGTGTCTTAGGGATGCTAAGCTGGAGAAAAGTAGTGTGCATGATGTTGTCCTTGTGGGTGGTTCTTCTAGGATTCCCAAAATGCAGCAGCTACTTGAAGACTTTTTCAATGGGAAGGATCTTTGCAAGAGCGTAAACCCTGATAAAGTTGTTGCTTATGGTGCAGCTGTGCAGGCTGCTCTCTTGACTGAAGGCATTAAGAATGTTCCAGATTTGGTATTGAAAGATGTTACTCCGCTTTCACTTGGCACAGCGATACTAGGGAATCTCATGAGTGTTGTGATTCCTAGGAACACTACTATTCCAATAAAGAAGAATAAAGTTTTTGTAACAGTCGAAGATTACCAATTTTCAAGCTATATTCCGGTTTATGAGGGCGAGAGAGTGAAAGCCAGTGATAATAATTTGTTgggttattttaatttttctggcCATCCTCCAGCTGCTCGTGGCTATCCGTATGATGTGACTTTTGCTATAAATGAAAATGGCATTCTTTCCGTTTCTGCTAAGGATAAAGTAACCGGTAATAGGAATGGAATTATAATATCCAATAACAAAGAAAGACTGTCAAATGCAGAAATTAGTAAAATGATTAAAGAAGCAGAGAATTATAAGTCTGAAGATGAGAAGTTTCTTAAGAAGGCCAAAGCAATGAATGACTTAGATTATCATGTTTATAAGATCGGAAAGGCTTTAAAGAGAGAGGATATAAGCTCAAAGTTGAGctggaaagaaaaggaagatatAATGTCTAAAATTTCTAGAGCCACTGATAT